In the Chroogloeocystis siderophila 5.2 s.c.1 genome, TGGACATTTCATTCTTTCATTTTACAACATTCTTCATTAAACTTTCAGCAACGTCTATAGCGGCGTTGCTGAATAGCGAATGATAAATGTTGTAAAATGGAACTATGAATTGTCCAAATTGCAACAGCACAACTGTGCAGAAAAACGGTCGTCGTTGAGGAGCACAGTGTTATCGAAGCGAGACCTGTGGTCGGTAGTTTTTAGAATCTTACAAGGATTGAAAGTACCCAGATGCAGTGAAGCAACTGTGTCTGAAGATGTACTTGAACGGGATGCGGTTGAGAGCCATCGAACGGGTAACAGAAATTCACCATACTACCGTGATGCATTGGATTCGAGAAGTTGCTGCCAGCTTAGCTCAGGTGAGATATTGTGGCAGCAAGTTCAGAACTGGGCAAGTTTCTGGTACGTCACTGACGGCTACAAGGTTTACCCGCGTTTCGTTGACCCTAGTAACCATCTGGTTAGTAAAACTTACATGACACGGGTTGAGAATGAGAATAGTCGGCTACGACATTACCTTGCACGTTTACCGCAAAACATTTTGTTACTCTAAGTCGGTTGAGATGCTTGAACTCTCAGTTCGTCTGCTACTACACTACTTGTTGAGATTCAAAACCATTCCTCTTCCCGCTTAAATCATTAAATTTCAGCAACTCCTAAATGCTGGTGGTGGCAGGTCTTTTATCTGTTCGTAGCTTTTTGACCTGTATTTTTTCATGCTTACATTAATTCGTGCAAGAGGTCTATTGATGAGTGATAAGCCTGGCGAATGAATTCGCGGCTAGATGAACAAATTCCCCTGTACAAGAAACTGTCTATCGAAAGGCTGACAATCTACGAGCTTAAATGCGCGATCGCCTGACGAATCCACTCTTCCGCATTGGCGTTTTGCTGCAAAATCGCACTTTCACTAACCGTAGTAATTGCTTGCGACACTTCACTTGCCGTGTATCCTAGTGCGAGTAGCGTCATTTGCACGTCTTCGAGAATTGCTGGTGGTGGACCACCCGATATGACAGCAACAATTCCAGCAGTTGTGCGCCAATCAGCAAGTTTCTTTTTCAACTCTAAGGAGATGCGTTCTGCTGTTCTCCCACCAACGCCTGGGGCTTGAATCAGTAACTGTGTGTTTCCACTAACAATTGCTTGCACTAAGTCGGGTAAATCTAGCGTATCTAATAACGCGATCGCTAGTTGAGCGCCAATTCCACTCACACTCATCAACTGGCGAAATAAGTCACGCTGCGCGGCTGAACTAAAACCATAAAGCAACGGCTGTTCTTCGCGTATTTGCAGATGCGTAAAAACTTGTACTGTTTCCCCAATTGCGGGTAATTCTTGCGCAAAGCGCGCCGGAATTTGTAAATCGTAGCCTACTTGATTGACATCCAAAGTCAGAATGACACGATTGCTATTACTTTTATCGACACTGGCAACGATACCTTTGAGATAACTAATCATCCCAAAAACCCAAAATAATGTAAGCCTTCTAAGATACCACCTGCACACGCAGCTTGCGCGAGATAAAGGCGATCGCTAGGGTTAGCAGAATGCCATTCTAAAAGTTCTGTACTCGCATTTCCCACAACTACTCCGCGTTCTTGTCCGCTGGAAAACAAAGCAATATCATTGCCAGAGTCGCCACATACAACAGTTTGTTCTGGTGCGATTTCCCATTGTTGACGCAGAAATTGCACAGCGAGTCCTTTATCACTATTGCGCGGCAAAATATCTAAATCTTGACCAGTGCTGTAGATGAGCTTGACATCTAACCCTTGGTGTTGCAACAACAACTCTAACTGCGGAATAACCTCACCCGCAGCTTTCTTTGTTAAGAAAAAACTCACTTTAAACGGACGCTGTTCCGAATCAGGTTGCGCAACCAAGTCGGCAAAATGCGCGCTTGTCGCCACAATTAAATCGCGATTCCAACCTTGCGCAATTTTTGCACTCCATCCAGAATCAGCAGTGTCACTACCGTCAAGATAGATTTCGGTTCCCACCGAACAAATCAACGCATCAGGTTTGAGCAGGGATTTTTCCGTTGCCAATAGGCGATATAGTTCTGGCGATCGCCCTGTAGCATAGACAATTTTTGTGCCGTATTCCTGGCGGTGCTGACTCAGTTTATGATTAAGTGTTGCTAACGCTTGGTCATCGCCTACAAGCGTGTTATCTAAGTCGGTCACGAATAAAAATGGTAACACAGCTTCTACTTTTTTAAAAATAAAGGTACATCGCGATTAGCTTATGACAATATAGCAGGGCTGCTATAGATATCTTTACTTTTGGAGATGCTCCATAACTGTAAACGAAAGGAGAATTGCTATTGATTGCTCCTTTTATTAATTGCAATGAAGTTTTTCCAGCGACAGTTATCCTCGTGGTTGCCACAACTCAATCCACAAGTCTGGATTCTGGGTTTTGGTCGTTTTTTATCCGAAGTTGGTACAGGGTTTACACTATTCTACGCCCCGATTTTTTTTGTAAATCGGGTAGGCTTTTCGGCAACTGCGGTAGGTTTTGCCTTAGGTAGTGCTTCGATTTCAGGGATTTTTGGACGAATTTTAGGTGGATCGTTGTCTGATTCGCCAAAGTGGGGACGTCGCTATACTTTACTGCTTTCTGCAGCAGTTGCAGCGATCGCGTCTTTGGTCTTGGCAAGTACGGTCACTTTCCCAATTTTAATTCTTGGTAACTTACTTTCGGGTCTTGGACAAGGATTGTATTGGCCTGCAACCGAAGCGGTTGTTGCTGATTTAACAACACCTGCAAATCGCCGCGAAGCTTATGCCTTAACGCGACTCGCAGACAATCTTGGATTAGGGACGGGAATTGTCTTTGGTGGTGCGCTAGTGAGTACAACTGGGGCATACCGCGCGCTATTTTTGATCGATGCAACTTCGTTTATGGTGTTCTTTGTCGTCATTTACTTAGCTATCAAAGAAACTTACCAACCTCTAGCGAATGCATCTGATTTATCCGCAAAAAGTAATTGGGCTATTGCACTTAGTGATCGCCGTCTTTTGGTTTACGTTCTGGTAAATATTATTTTCACGACTTATACGTCGCAACTCCACAGCACGTTACCGCTGTATTTACGAAATTTTGTATCTTCTAATTCTTTAACTCAAGGATTCACCGAATCAACCCTCAGTGCTTTATTCGCTTGGCACATGGCAGTTGCTATTTTGTTCCAATTACCCATCGCGCGTGTTTTAAAACGCTTTACCCATCCTCATGCGCTCATTGTTTCTGCTTTGATTTGGGCAGTGGCTTTTAGCTGTGTTTGGTTTACTGGCATCACTCCTGTAAATCAACTCTTCTGGGCGATCGCTGCAATGGGTATCTTTGGTCTAGCGATCATTTCTTATACTCCCTCTGCCGCTGCTTTAGTGACAGAACTCGCGCCTGAATCTCAACGCGGAGTTTACTTTTCAATAAGTTCCCTCTGCTGGGCTGTTGGCTATTTCATCGGTCCCCCTTTGGGCGGCTGGGCTTTAGATCAATCGCGTGTTTTTGTCTACAGTTATTGGCTCGGTTTGGCTGCTAGTGTTTTCCTGACAATCGCAATTCTGCACTACCTCAACCAACTCGTATATAAAGGCTCTAAGAGAAAATTGTTTTAGCAGTCTATCTAGACAACAGTCAAAATTTCTGATATGATTTGCTTTATAATAAAAATCTATTTTAATTTTTTGAAAAAGCTTATATTTCCATCATGAGATAAACAAATTATATCACACAGTCAAGATAACTTACACCCCGACAATGAAATTAACGACGGCGTTCTTGCAGTTTGCGATAAACGTCTTTGAGTTCAACTTTGTGATGTGCTAAGGCGACAAGCGTGTGATAAAGCAAGTCAGCGACTTCAGAAGCGATCGCGCTACTGTCATCATCTTTACAAGCCATCACAACTTCAGCAGTTTCCTCACCTAGCTTTTTCAAGATTTTGTTATCTCCGCTATTCAAGAGCTTGCAAGTGTAAGAATCTTCTGTAGGATAATCGCGGCGATCGCAAATGACCGCAAAAAGCTGTGAGAGAGTGTCCGCGGGAGGAGGTACAACCTGCCCATCAACGCGGTGGAAACAACTGCGTTCGCCGGTGTGACACGCCACATCACCGATTTGTTCAACACTAATGAGTAAGGCATCGCTATCACAGTCATAGCGTAGCGATCGCACTTTCTGAATATGTCCTGAAGTCGCGCCTTTGTGCCATAACTCGGCACGTGAACGACTCCAAAACCAGGTTTCTTTAGTTTCCAGCGTTTTTTGCAACGATTCGCGATTCATCCAAGCCATCATCAAGATTGTGCCATCCAAATAATCTTGAACAATCGCGGGAACTAAACCTCGGTCATCGTAGCGAATTTTTTCAATAGGGATAGCTTGATTGATTATCTCTCGATCCACAGACATAAAAATTATTTTGCCAGGCAACACCTACCCGTTCAAGATATCATTTAATGTAGGGATCAGTTGGGTGATGAAGTGAGAAGGTGATTTGCGATCGCGTTAGCTAGAGTCAGTAGCATAGCTAACCCAAGATTACACAAGTACACTCGTAGTTCTTGCCGAGTGCATTCTGACAGCACTTAATGCAACTTTATGTGCTTTAGCTGTATCGCCATACCAATGAATTGCACAATTGTAGGCAGCGCGGTACAAATCCTGGGTACTTTCAGAAAAACTCGCACGGATTTCTAAAGGTAAATCTTGATTTGTTTTATATAACATAGTTTTATTTTCCGGAGTTCCGGACGGGAATACTTGATACGATAGGACTTTCAAATAATACGTACCACCGTCCAAAGATAGACGTTTAGACATCTCATTAAGGAGAGAATCTTGGTTAAGACCACGATTAAAACAACAAAATCAGAAGAAATTTTTGCAGCTGCACAAAATTTGATGCCTGGTGGTGTCAGTTCTCCAGTACGAGCCTTTAAATCCGTCGGAGGACAGCCAATTGTCTTTGACCACGTTAAAGGGGCTTATATTTGGGATGTTGATGGCAACCAATACATTGACTATGTAGGCACTTGGGGACCTGCGATTTGCGGTCATGCGCATCCAGAGGTGATCGCAGCGCTGCATGAAGCGTTGGAAAAAGGCACAAGTTTCGGCGCGCCCTGTGTACTAGAAAACGTCCTCGCCGAAATGGTGATTGATGCGGTTCCCAGCATTGAAATGGTCAGATTTGTTAACTCAGGTACTGAAGCTTGTATGGCGGTACTGCGCTTAATGCGAGCTTTTA is a window encoding:
- the ruvA gene encoding Holliday junction branch migration protein RuvA, translating into MISYLKGIVASVDKSNSNRVILTLDVNQVGYDLQIPARFAQELPAIGETVQVFTHLQIREEQPLLYGFSSAAQRDLFRQLMSVSGIGAQLAIALLDTLDLPDLVQAIVSGNTQLLIQAPGVGGRTAERISLELKKKLADWRTTAGIVAVISGGPPPAILEDVQMTLLALGYTASEVSQAITTVSESAILQQNANAEEWIRQAIAHLSS
- a CDS encoding sucrose-phosphate phosphatase; protein product: MTDLDNTLVGDDQALATLNHKLSQHRQEYGTKIVYATGRSPELYRLLATEKSLLKPDALICSVGTEIYLDGSDTADSGWSAKIAQGWNRDLIVATSAHFADLVAQPDSEQRPFKVSFFLTKKAAGEVIPQLELLLQHQGLDVKLIYSTGQDLDILPRNSDKGLAVQFLRQQWEIAPEQTVVCGDSGNDIALFSSGQERGVVVGNASTELLEWHSANPSDRLYLAQAACAGGILEGLHYFGFLG
- a CDS encoding MDR family MFS transporter, encoding MKFFQRQLSSWLPQLNPQVWILGFGRFLSEVGTGFTLFYAPIFFVNRVGFSATAVGFALGSASISGIFGRILGGSLSDSPKWGRRYTLLLSAAVAAIASLVLASTVTFPILILGNLLSGLGQGLYWPATEAVVADLTTPANRREAYALTRLADNLGLGTGIVFGGALVSTTGAYRALFLIDATSFMVFFVVIYLAIKETYQPLANASDLSAKSNWAIALSDRRLLVYVLVNIIFTTYTSQLHSTLPLYLRNFVSSNSLTQGFTESTLSALFAWHMAVAILFQLPIARVLKRFTHPHALIVSALIWAVAFSCVWFTGITPVNQLFWAIAAMGIFGLAIISYTPSAAALVTELAPESQRGVYFSISSLCWAVGYFIGPPLGGWALDQSRVFVYSYWLGLAASVFLTIAILHYLNQLVYKGSKRKLF
- the hisIE gene encoding bifunctional phosphoribosyl-AMP cyclohydrolase/phosphoribosyl-ATP diphosphatase HisIE — translated: MSVDREIINQAIPIEKIRYDDRGLVPAIVQDYLDGTILMMAWMNRESLQKTLETKETWFWSRSRAELWHKGATSGHIQKVRSLRYDCDSDALLISVEQIGDVACHTGERSCFHRVDGQVVPPPADTLSQLFAVICDRRDYPTEDSYTCKLLNSGDNKILKKLGEETAEVVMACKDDDSSAIASEVADLLYHTLVALAHHKVELKDVYRKLQERRR
- a CDS encoding ChaB family protein → MLYKTNQDLPLEIRASFSESTQDLYRAAYNCAIHWYGDTAKAHKVALSAVRMHSARTTSVLV